A genome region from Musa acuminata AAA Group cultivar baxijiao chromosome BXJ3-5, Cavendish_Baxijiao_AAA, whole genome shotgun sequence includes the following:
- the LOC135639206 gene encoding probable serine/threonine-protein kinase PIX13: MGSLLCSRVENAFLGIFRLTNRLQVEKPARSGLGLGVETAAGTGGTGVEVDANPDLETFPLSQLKRATRNFSHGNIVGEGEFAVVYKGRMDDKFVAVKTWKLNTNQGLQEWVNEMNVLRKLSHPNLIRLLGYCKEENAAFHLVYEFMANGSLQDHLLEKGKPPLSWKLRIKIAIGAARCLRFLHKSNKRIIHRDVKPSVILLDSDFNPKLSGLGWSLSLKGRTGKRGRVSTHVLGTPGYLDPQCNTTGHLDAKTDVYAFGMVLLQMLTGRKVFDPDRPCAERHLAQFAKPHLSSDAKELASLMDPKLNGEYPPAAASRLARIIEACIEKEHKLRPTMKDVVKVLEKIDAIRIGD, translated from the exons ATGGGAAGTCTACTTTGCTCTAGAGTCGAAAATGCATTCCTTGGGATCTTCAGACTCACCAATAGGCTTCAGGTAGAAAAACCAGCAAGAAGTGGACTTGGACTTGGAGTCGAAACAGCAGCAGGAACGGGTGGTACCGGAGTCGAGGTCGATGCCAACCCAGACCTTGAGACCTTCCCGCTTAGCCAATTGAAGCGTGCCACAAGGAACTTCTCGCATGGGAACATTGTTGGGGAAGGAGAATTCGCAGTCGTATACAAAGGTCGGATGGATGACAAATTCGTTGCTGTAAAGACATGGAAGCTAAACACCAACCAAGGGTTACAGGAGTGGGTG AACGAGATGAACGTTTTGCGGAAGCTGTCGCATCCCAACCTCATCAGGCTGCTGGGCTACTGCAAGGAAGAGAACGCCGCGTTCCATCTCGTCTACGAGTTCATGGCTAACGGGAGCTTACAGGATCATCTTCTTGAGA AAGGGAAGCCACCGCTCTCGTGGAAGCTGAGAATTAAAATAGCAATCGGTGCTGCTCGATGTCTTCGTTTTCTACATAAATCGAACAAGCGCATCATCCATCGGGACGTGAAGCCCTCGGTCATCCTGCTTGACTCC GACTTCAACCCAAAGCTATCCGGCTTGGGTTGGTCATTGTCATTGAAGGGCCGGACCGGTAAGCGGGGTCGTGTCTCAACGCATGTCTTGGGCACACCTGGATATTTGGACCCCCAGTGCAACACCACTG GTCATCTGGACGCGAAGACGGACGTGTATGCATTCGGGATGGTGTTGCTGCAGATGCTCACTGGTCGGAAGGTGTTCGATCCTGATCGACCGTGCGCTGAACGCCACTTGGCACAGTTCGCCAAGCCCCATCTCTCATCGGATGCCAAAGAGCTAGCGAGTCTAATGGACCCAAAACTCAATGGGGAGTATCCACCGGCGGCCGCTTCTCGACTGGCCCGAATCATCGAAGCATGTATCGAGAAGGAGCATAAGCTCCGACCAACCATGAAGGATGTTGTGAAAGTCCTCGAGAAGATTGACGCCATAAGGATAGGAGATTAG